Proteins encoded together in one Ignavibacteriota bacterium window:
- the pepT gene encoding peptidase T — protein MIPTDLTFTCVDRFLKYVKYDTQSSETSETFPSTLKQLILGEELVKELREMGLEDADMDEHGYVMATIPATTDKPDIPIIGFIAHMDTSPEVSGENVKPVLHENYDGNDIVLPADPSIVITVEDNPELAHKKGETIITADGTTLLGADNKSGIAEIFDAAHYFITHPEIEHGTIRICITPDEEVGQGTKYFDVARFGAAYAYTIDGEQLGSIENETFCADSMTVIFKGVNIHPGFAKGKMVNSIKLAAEFIDALPKGRLSPETTADKEGYVHPYVLNGGIEETSIKFLLRSFETAELREQEAMLRTLAEEVCARHPKSSVEFKVDESYRNMRFVLDEHPTVLENARIAMERVNITPHFGSIRGGTDGARLSYMGLPCPNIFAGEHSFHSKREWISVQDMHKAVLTIINIALVWAEKA, from the coding sequence ATGATACCCACCGACTTAACCTTCACCTGTGTTGATCGCTTTCTGAAATACGTGAAATACGATACGCAGTCGTCTGAAACGTCAGAAACGTTTCCCAGTACGTTGAAGCAGCTCATTCTTGGCGAAGAACTTGTGAAGGAACTGCGCGAGATGGGGCTCGAAGATGCGGACATGGACGAGCACGGCTACGTGATGGCCACCATTCCCGCAACCACCGACAAGCCCGACATCCCGATCATCGGATTTATCGCGCACATGGACACGTCGCCCGAGGTGAGCGGCGAAAACGTGAAGCCCGTGCTGCACGAGAATTACGACGGCAACGACATCGTGCTTCCCGCGGATCCTTCCATTGTGATCACGGTGGAGGACAATCCCGAACTCGCGCACAAGAAGGGCGAAACCATCATCACCGCCGACGGAACGACGCTGCTCGGCGCCGACAACAAGTCGGGCATCGCCGAAATTTTCGACGCGGCGCACTACTTCATCACACATCCCGAAATCGAACACGGTACCATACGCATCTGCATCACCCCCGACGAAGAAGTGGGGCAGGGCACGAAGTACTTCGACGTGGCGCGCTTCGGCGCGGCCTACGCGTACACGATCGACGGCGAACAGCTCGGCTCCATCGAGAACGAAACGTTCTGCGCCGACAGCATGACCGTGATATTCAAAGGTGTGAACATCCATCCCGGATTCGCCAAGGGCAAGATGGTGAACAGCATCAAGCTCGCGGCCGAATTCATCGATGCACTGCCCAAGGGCCGCCTCTCACCCGAAACAACCGCCGACAAGGAAGGATACGTGCATCCGTACGTGCTCAACGGCGGCATCGAGGAGACGAGCATCAAGTTCCTTCTCCGCTCCTTTGAAACGGCCGAACTTCGTGAACAGGAAGCGATGCTCCGCACGCTCGCCGAGGAAGTGTGCGCCCGTCACCCGAAATCGTCGGTCGAATTCAAGGTCGACGAATCGTACCGGAATATGCGGTTTGTGCTCGACGAACACCCGACCGTCCTCGAAAATGCGCGTATCGCCATGGAGCGTGTTAACATCACGCCGCATTTCGGCAGCATCCGCGGCGGCACCGACGGCGCGCGGCTTTCGTATATGGGACTTCCCTGTCCGAATATCTTTGCCGGTGAACACAGCTTCCACAGCAAACGCGAGTGGATCAGCGTGCAGGACATGCACAAGGCCGTGCTTACCATCATCAACATCGCCCTCGTCTGGGCGGAAAAGGCCTAA
- a CDS encoding 5'-nucleotidase C-terminal domain-containing protein: MTRTDRFLATLALLFTLAAATMAQTTITILHLNDTHSNLAPGGPRTTSLEGTLGGIARAATLIGSVKQSEDYVLTLHAGDSFIGDMTFNTTYGAGELALLKAIGVDAMTLGNHECDLGPTTLLGVLPVAFQNGGFPLLSANLVLPDPSVQPLAGYVFPSMTRVFGTVKVGVFGLTTPATNILSNPSPAVISPDVLGIAQNTAAALKADGCDMVILLSHLGLDADRQLAYAVPALDAVLGGHSHTPTSAPDIITDALGSATPVVQSGAFYESIGRLEFTVTSAGATLTDYRLVPITTAIPEAPAVKAAVAGLINGVEQIYGPVFTQQIATASNTIDEVAYPASRPGAHDTPAGNLITDAFRQSMNTDIAICAGGSIAQPLQKGPIVAADVFRMVGYGFNTDNGLGYRMATFKMSGAALMAGLEFGVSQAELDDEYLIQVSGMKYWFDLGKPAMSRITRVRIGNRDLEPDRMYTVAASEFVPMFLTALGIPFSDVQIVNNLTEFQVVAAYISRMGVVTPGGGGRVIRATHAKAPAGNITAAPASLSIQQNTPNPFPSQTVISFALETAAEATLRVYDAAGREVALVANGFFEAGQHQCTFSANGLPSGVYTAVLSAEGRTSSRRMVLAR, encoded by the coding sequence ATGACACGAACGGACCGTTTTCTCGCAACACTCGCCCTGCTGTTCACGCTTGCAGCAGCGACGATGGCGCAGACGACCATCACCATTCTTCATCTCAACGACACCCATTCGAATCTGGCCCCGGGAGGTCCGCGCACAACATCGCTGGAAGGTACCCTCGGTGGTATCGCACGTGCGGCGACACTCATCGGTTCTGTAAAACAGAGCGAGGACTATGTGTTAACGCTCCACGCGGGCGATTCCTTCATCGGCGACATGACCTTCAACACGACGTACGGCGCTGGTGAACTTGCATTGCTGAAGGCAATCGGCGTTGATGCCATGACACTCGGTAATCACGAATGTGATCTGGGACCGACGACCTTGCTGGGCGTGCTTCCCGTGGCCTTCCAGAACGGCGGCTTTCCTCTTTTGAGTGCAAATCTTGTGCTGCCCGATCCGAGCGTGCAGCCGCTTGCCGGCTATGTGTTCCCCTCGATGACCCGCGTATTCGGGACCGTTAAAGTGGGCGTGTTCGGACTGACAACCCCGGCCACAAACATCCTTTCAAATCCGTCGCCCGCGGTGATTTCACCGGATGTGCTGGGGATTGCGCAGAATACTGCCGCAGCGCTCAAAGCGGACGGCTGTGATATGGTAATTCTTCTCTCGCATCTCGGACTCGACGCCGACCGCCAACTCGCCTATGCCGTTCCTGCTCTCGATGCAGTACTTGGAGGCCACAGCCACACGCCTACCAGCGCTCCTGACATTATTACCGACGCCCTCGGTTCTGCGACACCCGTTGTTCAGTCGGGTGCCTTTTACGAGTCGATAGGCCGTCTTGAATTTACCGTTACTTCCGCCGGCGCAACATTGACCGATTACCGGCTTGTACCCATCACCACCGCGATTCCCGAAGCACCCGCCGTCAAGGCCGCCGTTGCCGGACTGATCAACGGCGTTGAGCAGATCTACGGGCCGGTGTTTACACAGCAGATCGCAACCGCATCGAACACCATCGACGAAGTCGCCTATCCCGCGAGCCGTCCCGGTGCACACGATACTCCGGCTGGAAATCTCATCACGGACGCATTCCGCCAGAGCATGAACACCGACATCGCGATTTGCGCGGGTGGATCGATCGCGCAGCCCTTGCAGAAAGGGCCGATCGTTGCCGCCGACGTGTTCCGCATGGTCGGGTACGGATTCAACACCGACAACGGTCTAGGGTACCGCATGGCGACGTTCAAGATGAGCGGTGCCGCACTGATGGCGGGTCTCGAATTCGGCGTATCGCAGGCCGAACTCGATGATGAGTACCTCATCCAGGTTTCGGGAATGAAGTACTGGTTCGATCTTGGCAAGCCGGCCATGAGCCGCATAACACGCGTGCGTATCGGGAACCGTGATCTTGAGCCCGACCGCATGTACACGGTGGCGGCGAGCGAATTTGTTCCGATGTTCCTGACAGCACTTGGCATACCGTTCAGCGACGTGCAGATCGTCAACAACCTGACGGAATTCCAGGTGGTTGCTGCATACATCAGCCGGATGGGCGTTGTAACTCCGGGCGGCGGCGGCCGCGTGATTCGTGCAACACACGCCAAGGCGCCCGCCGGAAATATCACTGCAGCGCCGGCGTCTCTCAGCATTCAGCAGAACACACCGAATCCCTTCCCGTCGCAGACAGTGATTTCGTTTGCACTCGAGACAGCAGCCGAGGCGACGCTGCGCGTGTATGACGCAGCGGGTCGTGAAGTGGCACTCGTCGCGAATGGATTTTTCGAAGCTGGACAGCATCAGTGCACATTCTCCGCCAACGGTCTGCCTTCAGGCGTGTACACGGCCGTGCTCAGCGCAGAGGGACGGACCTCGAGTCGCCGCATGGTGCTCGCGCGGTAA
- a CDS encoding VWA domain-containing protein, producing the protein MRSAKMLFTLALLLMFGHGLSAQSRGDYWRASKDGVGLSLSLYELDTTAYPDITMRVKLFNGTRAIRDTAFTRVDVTENDIPQNASIVCSLQPFSVALVLDRSLSMAFYPNTDVVDPDSGRWNGAKSALHIFIDQLLSIDQCALVSFCGIVRTEQGLTNDKKLLHDKLEGIKLDKSTAIWLGVDTAINRLRNLSGKRAIILLTDGEDNASRNTTMTVVANKAAGLGIPVYTVGLGEEVSQDLLGELATRTGGKFFLSSTGADLANVYQEISSELVDGCVLTYRSTNVCPDGTRRAVRVTGHYNGEQALADTAYTAPYRVPQVRFSFSNTMVANSNGSLVVPIITTDSVSSNEVLSIAGSFSYPADVLQFDSVLTENYALQGIPVRATAANGVLAFSADAPQGPTVRTSELFALVFRVPSTQSSILSRLRWNTMSFKRLCALQSITEDASFAIEGDCEKLLVRNPDRLLGKSYPNPLETTGFVPVYIPETAAAGADVSLRVLDPLGNIVATLHHGLLSTGDHTFTWDAASLPSGRYAIELIIGDKREQHQVLVIR; encoded by the coding sequence ATGAGATCGGCGAAAATGCTGTTTACCCTTGCACTGCTTCTGATGTTCGGACACGGTCTCAGCGCACAGTCACGAGGAGATTATTGGCGTGCGTCGAAGGATGGCGTGGGGCTCTCCCTCTCACTCTATGAGCTCGATACCACCGCCTATCCTGATATCACGATGCGTGTGAAGCTCTTTAACGGCACGCGCGCTATACGCGATACTGCATTCACCCGTGTCGATGTCACTGAAAACGACATCCCGCAGAACGCCAGCATCGTCTGCTCCCTGCAGCCCTTTTCCGTCGCCCTGGTTCTCGATAGAAGTTTGTCGATGGCCTTCTACCCGAATACGGACGTCGTGGATCCAGACAGCGGCCGGTGGAACGGAGCAAAAAGCGCGCTTCATATTTTCATCGATCAGCTCCTCTCCATCGACCAGTGTGCTCTCGTTTCCTTTTGTGGCATCGTCAGAACGGAACAAGGACTGACAAACGATAAGAAACTCCTCCACGACAAACTCGAAGGCATTAAACTCGATAAATCCACAGCCATCTGGCTTGGCGTTGACACGGCCATCAATCGCCTTCGGAATTTGAGCGGGAAACGCGCCATCATCCTTCTTACCGACGGTGAGGACAATGCGAGCCGGAACACGACCATGACTGTTGTCGCAAACAAAGCGGCGGGTCTCGGCATCCCTGTGTACACGGTTGGTCTTGGCGAAGAAGTGAGCCAGGATTTGCTCGGTGAACTCGCCACCCGCACCGGCGGAAAATTCTTCCTCTCGAGCACGGGCGCGGATCTGGCGAATGTGTATCAGGAAATTTCGTCGGAACTTGTGGACGGATGTGTGCTCACCTATCGAAGTACCAACGTCTGTCCCGACGGTACCCGCCGCGCTGTGCGTGTCACAGGACATTACAACGGCGAGCAGGCGCTTGCCGACACGGCCTACACCGCACCCTATCGTGTACCGCAGGTGCGCTTCTCGTTCTCAAACACAATGGTCGCCAACTCGAACGGCTCGTTGGTCGTTCCTATTATTACCACCGATAGTGTGTCGTCGAACGAAGTGCTTTCGATCGCGGGTTCCTTTTCGTATCCGGCGGATGTTTTGCAATTCGATAGTGTATTGACGGAGAATTATGCTCTCCAAGGGATCCCCGTGCGCGCCACCGCTGCAAACGGCGTCCTCGCATTTTCGGCGGATGCGCCCCAGGGTCCCACGGTCCGGACCTCGGAGCTGTTCGCACTGGTGTTCCGCGTTCCATCGACACAATCTTCCATCCTCTCTCGCCTGCGTTGGAACACGATGTCGTTCAAGCGTCTCTGTGCACTCCAATCAATCACCGAGGATGCATCGTTCGCGATTGAGGGCGATTGTGAAAAACTCCTAGTCCGCAATCCCGATCGTTTGCTCGGGAAGAGCTACCCGAATCCGCTCGAGACCACCGGCTTCGTCCCCGTGTACATACCGGAAACCGCTGCTGCGGGAGCAGATGTCTCGCTGCGTGTCCTCGATCCGCTCGGCAACATTGTCGCGACGTTGCATCATGGTCTGCTCTCCACGGGCGACCACACGTTCACATGGGACGCCGCGTCGCTGCCTTCCGGACGATACGCGATCGAATTGATCATCGGCGACAAACGCGAACAGCATCAGGTGCTCGTCATCCGCTGA
- a CDS encoding carboxymuconolactone decarboxylase family protein gives MPHSISHTRLYRTEMNEKILGEGMKEFNRFFALDTAAYREGALPVKMKELMGLVGSMVLRCNDCIFYHLDRCVTEGASRQEIMEAMNISLVIGGSIVIPHLRYAFEMLEQLEAEPETEKPSKST, from the coding sequence ATGCCCCATTCCATCTCCCATACCCGCCTCTACCGCACCGAGATGAACGAAAAGATTCTCGGAGAAGGCATGAAGGAATTCAACCGCTTCTTTGCGCTCGACACGGCCGCGTACCGCGAAGGGGCGCTCCCCGTGAAAATGAAGGAGTTGATGGGGCTTGTCGGTTCGATGGTGCTGCGCTGCAACGACTGCATCTTCTATCACCTCGACCGCTGTGTGACGGAAGGTGCCTCGCGGCAGGAAATCATGGAGGCGATGAATATTTCACTCGTCATCGGTGGTTCGATCGTGATCCCGCATCTGCGGTACGCCTTCGAGATGCTCGAGCAGCTCGAAGCGGAACCGGAGACAGAAAAGCCCTCAAAATCGACTTGA
- a CDS encoding 2-hydroxymuconate tautomerase family protein, with protein sequence MPIIIAHILEGRPKELKTALIRNLTDAVVKTLNADPEQVRVIISEMPKDQYGIGGKSAEELGR encoded by the coding sequence ATGCCCATCATCATTGCTCACATCCTCGAAGGTCGACCGAAGGAATTAAAGACGGCATTGATCAGAAATTTGACCGACGCAGTGGTGAAGACGCTGAATGCCGACCCCGAACAGGTGCGTGTTATCATCAGCGAAATGCCCAAAGACCAATACGGAATAGGTGGAAAATCGGCGGAAGAGCTGGGCCGGTAA
- the fetB gene encoding iron export ABC transporter permease subunit FetB produces the protein MTGPLDITPLGLSVTLIFVLLAGAASTALHLGLGKDLLIGTVRTVAQLYLMAFVLRTVFALRDWYLVLGVFTVMILFAAQVVKGRVKEKQLRLFWPTFLSMLLSYMTVSAVVVGVVVQAKPWYDPMYFIPIGGMVIGNSVSAIAVATERLLTDLRRRRAEVELLLCLGADASQASADIFRGAVRSGMIPSITSMMGVGIVWIPGMMTGQLLAGSDPLVAVEYQIVVMLMLVGSTAIGSVLSLWLLRGRCFERDGRLKLR, from the coding sequence ATGACCGGTCCGCTCGATATAACACCGCTGGGACTCTCCGTCACTCTGATTTTTGTCCTTCTTGCGGGAGCCGCGTCCACGGCCTTGCACCTCGGCCTCGGGAAGGATCTTCTTATTGGTACTGTGCGCACCGTCGCGCAACTCTACCTCATGGCTTTTGTGCTCCGCACCGTGTTCGCTCTGCGTGATTGGTATCTTGTTCTGGGCGTGTTCACAGTCATGATTCTGTTTGCGGCGCAGGTTGTGAAAGGACGCGTGAAGGAAAAACAATTACGCTTGTTCTGGCCGACCTTCCTCTCGATGCTGTTGAGCTATATGACTGTTTCGGCGGTCGTGGTAGGTGTGGTTGTGCAGGCGAAGCCGTGGTACGATCCGATGTATTTCATCCCCATCGGTGGCATGGTGATCGGCAATTCGGTTTCTGCCATCGCTGTCGCCACGGAGCGGCTGTTGACGGATCTGCGGCGACGCCGCGCCGAAGTGGAGCTTCTCTTGTGTCTCGGGGCCGATGCGTCCCAGGCCTCGGCCGACATTTTTCGTGGCGCCGTCCGTTCAGGCATGATTCCAAGCATCACCTCGATGATGGGTGTTGGAATTGTGTGGATCCCGGGGATGATGACCGGACAACTTCTTGCGGGCTCCGATCCGCTTGTTGCCGTCGAGTACCAGATCGTCGTGATGCTGATGCTTGTCGGTTCCACGGCGATTGGCAGCGTGCTTTCCTTATGGTTATTGCGCGGACGTTGCTTCGAGCGTGATGGACGGTTGAAACTGCGCTGA
- a CDS encoding ATP-binding cassette domain-containing protein yields the protein MLSARKLTFDYPGTPVLQGVSLDLARGDFVVLRGESGCGKSTLLRLLCRLEAPSSGSLTLDGVLFDEYPATQLRRRIAYLQQVPVMLEGNVRETMLLSRRYAPPGDTEESDVVLRGMLGRARLGDVPLDKPARDLSVGQQQRLALLRLLLMRPDYLLLDEPTAALDAESASIILDEIVEVHGSQQLAVLLVTHAPFAGAPAHARWAHMEKGMIREGST from the coding sequence ATGCTCTCCGCGCGCAAGCTCACGTTCGACTATCCCGGTACACCGGTATTGCAGGGTGTGTCGTTGGACCTCGCCCGAGGCGATTTTGTGGTGCTGCGCGGAGAGTCGGGCTGTGGAAAATCGACTCTGCTGCGCCTTCTCTGCCGCCTCGAAGCACCCTCTTCCGGATCGCTGACGCTCGACGGCGTGCTGTTCGATGAGTATCCCGCGACGCAATTACGCAGGCGTATCGCGTATCTGCAGCAGGTCCCTGTCATGCTCGAAGGAAACGTGCGTGAAACGATGCTGCTGTCGCGACGTTATGCTCCGCCGGGCGACACCGAGGAATCGGATGTGGTGTTGCGCGGCATGCTCGGCCGCGCGCGGCTCGGTGATGTGCCGCTCGACAAGCCCGCGCGCGATCTGTCCGTCGGCCAGCAACAACGCCTCGCCCTGCTGCGCCTCCTGCTCATGCGACCGGACTACCTTCTGCTCGACGAACCTACCGCGGCGCTTGATGCTGAATCGGCGTCCATCATCCTCGATGAAATCGTGGAGGTTCATGGCTCGCAGCAACTCGCCGTGCTTCTCGTGACCCATGCCCCCTTTGCCGGGGCACCCGCACATGCCCGCTGGGCACACATGGAAAAGGGCATGATCCGCGAGGGGTCCACATGA
- a CDS encoding ABC transporter permease, whose product MKTIDFRETVGLALAALKANKLRAFLTLLGVVIGVFSFIGVMTAISVLQDTIVSSFDILGSNTLNVQKYPAMQHGPETRMKYRNRKDITVEQGMYIRDASRLAEHVCVQSSYWPVQITYKNRKTEPNIGLDGTTPEIIYTENRVIADGRMFTEQELQYGKNVIVLGPKITERLFPREDPLGKTVRVDNISFMVVGVTESKGGLFGSQMDNFAAVPLTTFLDHFGKTRWVGIQAKAASPDTYDAMTDEVIGLLRAIRKVPAGDENDFEIVSNETLISEVNNMTLQIRIGSGAVSAIALLAAGIGIMNIMLVSVTERTREIGVRKAVGATRNSILRQFLIEAIVICQLGGFIGIIVGLGGGNLVAFLLEIPPVLPIGWALLGLFVTTLIGVIFGVYPAWKAANLDPIEALRYE is encoded by the coding sequence ATGAAGACGATCGACTTCCGTGAAACTGTCGGTCTCGCGCTCGCCGCGCTGAAGGCCAACAAACTCCGCGCATTCCTGACCCTGCTCGGTGTTGTCATCGGCGTGTTTTCCTTCATCGGGGTGATGACCGCGATCAGCGTCCTGCAGGATACGATTGTGTCGAGCTTCGACATTCTCGGCTCGAATACATTGAATGTGCAGAAATATCCCGCGATGCAGCATGGTCCCGAAACACGTATGAAATACCGGAACCGCAAGGACATCACGGTGGAACAGGGCATGTACATACGCGACGCGTCGCGCCTCGCCGAACACGTGTGCGTCCAATCGTCCTACTGGCCGGTGCAGATAACATATAAGAACCGCAAAACCGAGCCGAACATCGGTCTCGACGGCACCACGCCCGAGATTATTTACACGGAGAATCGTGTCATCGCCGACGGGCGCATGTTCACCGAACAGGAACTGCAGTACGGAAAGAACGTTATTGTACTCGGCCCGAAAATCACCGAGCGCCTCTTCCCCCGCGAAGATCCGCTCGGGAAAACGGTGCGTGTCGACAACATCAGTTTTATGGTTGTTGGTGTGACCGAATCGAAAGGCGGCCTCTTCGGCAGTCAGATGGACAATTTTGCGGCTGTGCCGCTGACCACCTTCCTGGATCATTTCGGGAAAACCCGATGGGTGGGCATACAGGCCAAAGCCGCCAGTCCCGACACCTACGACGCGATGACCGACGAGGTTATCGGCCTGCTCCGCGCTATCCGGAAAGTGCCTGCCGGCGATGAGAATGATTTCGAGATTGTGTCCAACGAGACGCTCATCTCGGAGGTGAACAACATGACGCTGCAGATTCGCATCGGTTCAGGCGCGGTGTCGGCCATTGCCCTGCTCGCCGCGGGTATCGGCATCATGAATATCATGCTCGTTTCCGTCACCGAGCGCACGCGGGAAATCGGCGTGCGAAAAGCCGTCGGTGCGACACGCAACAGCATTCTGCGGCAGTTCCTCATCGAGGCGATCGTGATTTGCCAGCTCGGCGGCTTTATCGGCATCATCGTCGGTCTGGGCGGTGGGAATCTGGTTGCCTTTCTGCTGGAAATCCCTCCGGTCCTTCCGATCGGGTGGGCCCTGCTCGGCCTCTTCGTCACGACACTCATTGGTGTTATTTTTGGCGTGTATCCCGCCTGGAAGGCCGCGAACCTCGATCCTATCGAAGCACTGCGCTACGAATAG
- a CDS encoding TonB-dependent receptor has protein sequence MKNVFVSLAMILLLCTAGAAYPRRNQSRPAGASRIVLSGTVIDSSTGEPLVGASIFLKERGTGQFSRVDGGFAFDDVPPGRYTLQVRYIGYLEKTQVVFVRESMRLTLALAPAPVLLAEVDVTASISRFRESSGTQAREIMTPAELDRHRGQTLGETLEDIPGVTVLQTGPSISKPVIRGLHSQRIKIVNDGIAQEGQQWGGEHAPEIDPFDADRIEVVKGAAGVEYGAGAIGGVVRLDPRPFPNADGIGGKLALNAFSNNMQGAVSLMVEGRHEAVPGLAWRAQGGARKAGSAHAPGYVIGNSGFEESTASGAVRYDRGPLGFEAAYRLFETTLGIYRGSHIGNYDDLLRAITAGHPLTDYNFTYDIAAPKQHIRHDVASLTGSYHKSGFGVIDFQAGFQTNHRQEFDVHRRWFDTSAADPRPAFDLTLETQTVDLRFRREPGSIFSGSMGINGLRQTNIGNSLSFLIPNFRSYGAGVHVLESATVDDWFFEAGARVDYLTTQVFAYAPKNVPDTTHKYAGYSAALGARWAFAPDWSIAVNAAAAWRPPSVNELYSNGVHHGTAQFEIGDGRLAGERSTSIDFTLRHGGESTMFELNASQSLFADFISLVHEAEPTLTLRGLFPTFRYMQYNRIFLQAVDASLEQRVAEYYRIGLSVSHIYAAVLPGSAPLHQMPAPRARLTNHFHLPALGPLHEPYLEATVLAVARQYRAADQLLLASPGQTPLVLTPPPGYVIVELGAGADVEFAGTRLSASLHVRNLFNTPYRDYLSRFRYYVDEPGRDIVLRLQIPFGLSAGETGE, from the coding sequence ATGAAAAATGTATTCGTGTCGCTCGCGATGATCCTGCTGCTGTGCACAGCAGGAGCCGCCTATCCGCGCCGGAATCAGTCACGGCCGGCAGGTGCATCACGCATTGTGCTTTCGGGGACGGTAATAGACAGCAGCACGGGCGAACCGCTTGTCGGCGCCTCCATTTTTCTGAAGGAGCGCGGTACAGGACAATTCTCGCGCGTTGACGGCGGGTTCGCCTTCGACGATGTTCCCCCAGGCAGATACACACTACAGGTTCGCTACATCGGCTATTTGGAAAAAACCCAGGTTGTATTCGTACGTGAAAGCATGCGACTGACGCTCGCACTCGCGCCAGCCCCCGTGCTGTTGGCCGAAGTGGATGTGACTGCAAGCATATCACGTTTCCGCGAATCCTCCGGCACCCAGGCACGTGAGATCATGACTCCTGCTGAGCTGGACCGCCACAGGGGACAGACACTCGGCGAAACACTCGAGGACATCCCCGGCGTCACCGTTCTTCAAACCGGACCGTCGATTTCAAAACCGGTGATCCGCGGTTTGCACAGTCAGCGGATCAAAATCGTCAACGACGGCATTGCCCAGGAGGGTCAACAGTGGGGCGGTGAACATGCGCCGGAAATCGATCCCTTTGATGCAGACCGCATCGAAGTCGTGAAAGGAGCGGCAGGGGTTGAATACGGGGCCGGTGCCATCGGCGGCGTTGTGCGTCTCGATCCGCGCCCATTCCCAAACGCCGACGGTATCGGTGGAAAACTGGCCCTGAATGCATTTTCGAATAATATGCAGGGTGCGGTGTCCCTCATGGTGGAAGGCCGCCATGAGGCCGTACCCGGACTCGCATGGCGCGCACAGGGCGGAGCACGCAAGGCCGGGTCGGCACACGCGCCCGGGTATGTGATCGGCAACTCCGGCTTCGAAGAAAGCACGGCATCCGGCGCCGTGCGCTATGACCGGGGTCCGCTCGGATTCGAGGCAGCGTACCGCCTCTTTGAAACGACACTCGGGATCTATCGCGGCTCACACATCGGAAACTACGATGATCTGCTCCGCGCAATCACCGCGGGTCATCCATTGACGGACTACAACTTCACCTACGATATCGCCGCACCAAAACAACATATCCGGCACGATGTTGCATCACTCACAGGATCGTATCATAAGAGCGGATTCGGGGTGATCGACTTTCAGGCGGGATTTCAAACAAATCACCGGCAGGAATTCGATGTGCATCGTCGCTGGTTCGATACAAGCGCCGCCGATCCACGTCCGGCCTTCGATCTGACTCTCGAGACGCAGACGGTGGACCTGCGCTTTCGTCGCGAACCCGGCAGCATTTTTTCGGGATCGATGGGAATCAACGGGCTGCGGCAGACAAACATCGGCAACAGTCTTTCCTTCCTCATCCCGAATTTCAGGAGTTACGGTGCAGGCGTTCATGTTCTGGAAAGTGCAACCGTCGATGATTGGTTTTTCGAGGCAGGTGCCAGGGTTGATTATCTCACGACACAGGTTTTCGCCTACGCTCCGAAAAACGTGCCCGACACCACACACAAATACGCCGGCTATTCCGCGGCTCTCGGGGCGCGGTGGGCCTTCGCCCCGGATTGGTCGATTGCGGTAAATGCGGCTGCTGCGTGGCGTCCGCCCAGCGTGAATGAGCTGTACAGCAATGGCGTCCATCATGGCACCGCGCAGTTCGAGATAGGTGACGGGCGACTCGCGGGAGAGCGGAGCACCTCTATCGATTTCACATTGCGTCATGGCGGTGAGAGCACAATGTTCGAGCTGAATGCGAGCCAGTCTCTCTTCGCCGATTTTATTTCGCTGGTCCACGAAGCCGAACCCACGCTCACACTGCGCGGCCTCTTCCCCACCTTCCGATACATGCAGTACAACCGGATATTCCTCCAGGCGGTGGACGCGTCCCTGGAACAGCGCGTGGCGGAATACTATCGAATCGGATTGAGCGTCTCGCACATTTATGCGGCAGTGCTACCCGGATCCGCGCCACTGCATCAGATGCCAGCCCCACGTGCACGCCTGACGAATCACTTTCACTTGCCCGCGCTTGGACCGTTGCACGAACCATATCTCGAAGCCACGGTGCTTGCCGTCGCACGACAATACCGCGCTGCCGACCAGTTGCTGCTCGCTTCACCGGGCCAAACACCGCTGGTTCTCACACCACCCCCGGGGTATGTGATCGTGGAACTCGGCGCAGGTGCGGACGTGGAATTCGCGGGCACACGGCTCAGCGCAAGCCTGCACGTCCGCAATCTCTTCAACACTCCGTATCGCGACTATCTCAGCCGCTTCCGGTATTACGTCGACGAACCGGGCAGGGATATCGTGCTGCGTCTCCAGATTCCCTTCGGCCTCAGTGCCGGCGAGACCGGGGAATAA